The Nostoc sp. 'Peltigera membranacea cyanobiont' N6 genome contains the following window.
TTGTTGGTACATTCGGTGTCCCAGAAGGCACTTTGAACTGTGCCGGTTTCACAGAATTTGGTGGGAGTACAGCAATCATCACACCACCAACCCAAGGCTTTATGTCTTTTTCATAAGAAACGTTCCCGTCACTGAACATTTGCTTATTGAAATCTTCCAGACCTTTTGCAACTAACTTTTGTGCTTCTGGAGTGCCAAACTGCTGTAACTTTGCCCAAGCTTGAGGATCGGTAGTAATATAAGTTGCCATCAATGCTGTTGAAGGTACTAATTTCGCACTACCGAGAGCATCTGAGCTACCTCCTGATGGGCCTTTAAAATACATGTAAGCCGCTATACTTCCTACTACAACTACAGCAGCACCAATAGCAGGAATGAAAAACTTTGATTTACTTTCGGGCATTTTGTTATCCTCTTTTGCTCAGATTGTCACCGAGATTTATACAAGTGTCATTGTAGAGTTTTCGGATTTATTAATAATTTCCGCTCATCGATCGGTATTTACTGATAAAATTAGTAGTCCTATAAGCTAAAAATCTAAAATAATTACCCTAAAAAAGACTTCAAGGGGATGAAGAGCGAATCCGCAAATGATATGCTGTTCGTTTAAAAGAAAATAGCCTACTTAACAGCAACAAGCTATCCTAAGTTATAAGAATAATTAGGAGTATTTGTACTTAATATGAATCTACCGAGGTGCAAGAGACACTTGACTCGATAACAAAAAAGTGCAAAACATCAGGAAAAGTAAATGCGGGAGGGATATGGAAAAAAGTCCCAGGATCGGCAGCCGATCTTCGGGAATTTGGGTGAGATTAATTTCAATCCCCCAATCCCCAAGGGGAATCTTAACCCCCATACAGCCCTATTGGTTTGGGAAATCCAGACACCGCTATTTTGCTTAATTAAATCTAGCCAAGCCAGACTTTTCAGGATTACAAGGTCAGTAAGGATCAATGTCGAAGTCTTATTTTGATACAGATAATAACGGACACAAACCTTTTGAGTTACCGGGAGCAAGACCACACTACAACCCCGATCGCCCCGGACAAGTGGAGCATATTTTTCTCGATCTCAGCTTGGATATCCCCAAGCAAAGCTATCAGGGCAGTTGTAGCATTCGCCTCTTGCCAATCCGTAATGGCATTGATCGTTTGACTTTGGATGCTGTCAACCTGAATATCGAGTCTGTGCAGGTGGACGATGTGCCACAAACTTTTGACTACGACGGCGAACAGCTTTTTATCCAACTTGCTGAGGCGACTCAGATTGGTAAACGCTTACTGATTGCGATCGCCTACTCGGTGACAAAACCGCAACGGGGTATTTATTTTATCCAACCAGACAAGCACTATCCAAACAAGCCCACTCAAGTTTGGACTCAGGGAGAAGACGAAGACTCTCGCTTTTGGTTCCCCTGCTTTGACTATCCAGGACAATTGTCTACTTCCGAAATTCGCGTTCGTGTTCCCAACCCTCTGGTGGCCATTTCTAACGGCGAACTGATTGACACAACAGAAGATGGTGATTACAAAATCTACCATTGGTCACAGCAACAAGTTCATCCTACCTACTTGATGACTTTGGCAGTCGGTGACTTTGCCGAAATTCGGGATGAGTGGATGGGTAAACCAGTCACCTACTATGTAGAAAAGGGGCGAGAGGAAGATGCTAAACGCAGCATGGGCAAAACTCCCCGGATGATCGAATTTTTGAGCCAAAAGTATGGTTATCCATATCCTTTCCCGAAATATGCCCAAGTTTGTGTTGATGACTTCATCTTTGGCGGGATGGAAAATACCTCCACAACCTTGCTAACAGATAGATGTTTGCTGGATGAACGCGCCGCTTTAGATAACCGCAACACCGAAAGTTTAGTTGTCCACGAACTCGCGCACCAGTGGTTTGGCGATCTGGTGGTGATTAAGCATTGGTCTCATGCTTGGATTAAGGAAGGAATGGCTTCCTATTCTGAGGTGATGTGGACAGAACAGGAATATAGTCTAGAAGAAGCAGCTTACTATCGTTTATTAGAGGCTCGTCGTTACATTAATGAAGATAGTAGCCGCTATCGTCGCCCGATGGTAACGCATGTTTACCGCGAAGCTATTGAACTTTACGATCGCCACATCTACGAAAAAGGGTCTTGTGTGTATCACATGATTCGATCCCAATTGGGAGATGAATTATTTTGGCAGGCTATTCAAACATTTGTCCAAGATAATGCCCACAAAACTGTAGAAACAATAGATTTACTCAGGGCCATTGAAAAAGCTACCGGACATAATCTTTTGTTCCTTTTTGACCAATATGTTTATCGTGGTGGTCATCCCGATTTTAAGGTAGCTTACTCTTGGGATGGGGATGCTAATTTGGCAAAAATTACAGTCACTCAAACCCAAGCTGCTGAAGGTAAAAATGGTAGTAAGGATTTGTTTGATTTAAAAATACCTGTTGGTTTTGGCTATAGCCAACAAGAAGCCACTAACTCGCAACTCAAAACTTTTGTAGTGCGGGTAAATGAACGAGAACAAAGCTTCTATTTTCCCTTAGAAAATAAGCCCCAATTTATCAGCTTTGATGTTGAGAATAATTACCTGAAAACTGTAGCTTTAGAGTATCCTATCGCAGAGTTAAAAGCACAGCTAGAATCTGACCCCAACCCGATTTCGCGCATCTATGCAGCAGAAGCTTTGGCGAAAAAAGGCGGGTTAGAAGCGACAAAAGCACTATCTGCGGCGCTCAAAAATGACCCATTTTGGGGTGTGCGGGTGGAAGTGGCGAAGCAACTAGCCAAAATTAATTTAGACCAAGCTTTTGATGGCTTGATTCTGGGATTAAAAGATAAAAATGCTTACGTGCGACGATCTGTAGTGGAAGCACTTGCTCAAATCAAAACTACTGAAAGCTATAAAGTTGTGAAAGGGTTGTTACAAAAGGGCGATCCTAGCTACTACGTAGAAGCAACAGCCTCTCGTGTGATTGGCGCGATCGCCTCTGCAAACTTGGAAGAAAAACCCAAGGAAGACAAGGTATTAAAGCAACTCAAAGGCATTTTAGAAGAAAAAGCGGGTTGGAATGAAGTAGTGCGGAGTGGTGCGATCGCTGGTTTAGCTGAATTCAAAACCTCGGAAGCAGCTTTAAATCTACTAATCGAATACACCAAAATCGGCGTACCACAACCTCTACGTTTAGCCACAATTCGCGCTTTAGGAAAGATTTCTGTCGGTCAAAGTCCGGTTAATTTGGAACGGATTTTAGAAAAATTAGCAGAACTTGCCAAAGAAACCTTCTTTTTAACGCAAGTGGCGGTAGCCGCAGCTTTAGGACAAATGGAAACACCCAAAGCTGTGGGGATTTTGCGATCGCTAGCTGAACAAACAGCCGATGGGCGTGTCCGTCGCTCTGCTGAAGAAGAAATTTCCAAGGTGCAACAGAACATCGGTTCAGAAAAAACCCTGCGTCAATTGCGTGAAGATTTCGACCAACTCAAGCAACAAAATCAGGAATTGAGAAGCCGTTTAGAAAACTTGGAGGCCAAATCTAAATAGCACAACGCGATCGTTAAAAGTTGGTAAGGGACTTCCAAAAAATAAAATATACAGTAGGGTGTGTTAGGCGAAAGCCGTAACGCACCGAGATATCTGGCGGTGCGTTACGCTGTCGCTAACGCACCCTACAAAATTGGATATTTTTTTAATTGGAAGTCCCTAATTGGTAATTGTGGTAAAACCACTACCAATTGCCGAAATTGTACTTAACACTGTAATTTTTATTATTATTTTTCTTAAAATCGCGACTTCGTGCTATTATGTACCATTAAATTCCACTTAGCTATGAAATATCACAGCTACTAGAGGCAATAACGCCAAAAGAAAACCATGCCAGGACTGCAATTGAGGTTCTTGGATCGGTTCTGGTGGCGCTAATAGGGCTTCGATTCTCTGTTCTAAGCGATCGCCGACACCAGAGGAACCCAATGCAGCACAGCAGATTTCCGATAATACTGGGCTGGTACTAACTACTAATAACAGTGATTCTGCTAACACCAGAGGGTCTACCTGCAATGCTGCATAACCATCGGCACGGAGTTCGCGCAAAGCTAACAGTTCTTCCCACAAAAGCTCTGTATTTGGCAACCAAGCGGTGCAGGAACGCACCCAGCCCAGCCAAAAAAACCAGAATGTATCCTTATAATAATGATGCCCTTGCTCGTGGGCTAAGACGCTTTCTAAATGATCTGATGAGAGAGTTTGCAGTAATCCTTGGCTAACTACCAGTTCTGGTTGCCAAAAACCAATTTGACCCGCAAACAACGCCCCCGTTTGCAGTAACCTGGCTCGTTTATCCCCCAAATTTACCAGAGGACAGTTACGGGCAGATTCTACAGACTGCCAACCCTGAAAGGCAAGTTTAATACATGAAATAGCAAAAAATGCCAAATAAATCAACGCTACTACATAGCTGACTGAGCCTGTATACATTCCGCCCATTTGTCCTTGAGGCCCCATGAACAGCACAGCGATCGCAGTCATGAAAATTAGCAAAGGCGGGAAGAGGAATAAAAATAGCGATCGCTGCCACCGCAGATTCCAATTGCCTTGGGGTTGATTCCAA
Protein-coding sequences here:
- a CDS encoding M1 family metallopeptidase is translated as MSKSYFDTDNNGHKPFELPGARPHYNPDRPGQVEHIFLDLSLDIPKQSYQGSCSIRLLPIRNGIDRLTLDAVNLNIESVQVDDVPQTFDYDGEQLFIQLAEATQIGKRLLIAIAYSVTKPQRGIYFIQPDKHYPNKPTQVWTQGEDEDSRFWFPCFDYPGQLSTSEIRVRVPNPLVAISNGELIDTTEDGDYKIYHWSQQQVHPTYLMTLAVGDFAEIRDEWMGKPVTYYVEKGREEDAKRSMGKTPRMIEFLSQKYGYPYPFPKYAQVCVDDFIFGGMENTSTTLLTDRCLLDERAALDNRNTESLVVHELAHQWFGDLVVIKHWSHAWIKEGMASYSEVMWTEQEYSLEEAAYYRLLEARRYINEDSSRYRRPMVTHVYREAIELYDRHIYEKGSCVYHMIRSQLGDELFWQAIQTFVQDNAHKTVETIDLLRAIEKATGHNLLFLFDQYVYRGGHPDFKVAYSWDGDANLAKITVTQTQAAEGKNGSKDLFDLKIPVGFGYSQQEATNSQLKTFVVRVNEREQSFYFPLENKPQFISFDVENNYLKTVALEYPIAELKAQLESDPNPISRIYAAEALAKKGGLEATKALSAALKNDPFWGVRVEVAKQLAKINLDQAFDGLILGLKDKNAYVRRSVVEALAQIKTTESYKVVKGLLQKGDPSYYVEATASRVIGAIASANLEEKPKEDKVLKQLKGILEEKAGWNEVVRSGAIAGLAEFKTSEAALNLLIEYTKIGVPQPLRLATIRALGKISVGQSPVNLERILEKLAELAKETFFLTQVAVAAALGQMETPKAVGILRSLAEQTADGRVRRSAEEEISKVQQNIGSEKTLRQLREDFDQLKQQNQELRSRLENLEAKSK
- a CDS encoding M56 family metallopeptidase, whose protein sequence is MHLIMILIALAVAWCLRSSWNQPQGNWNLRWQRSLFLFLFPPLLIFMTAIAVLFMGPQGQMGGMYTGSVSYVVALIYLAFFAISCIKLAFQGWQSVESARNCPLVNLGDKRARLLQTGALFAGQIGFWQPELVVSQGLLQTLSSDHLESVLAHEQGHHYYKDTFWFFWLGWVRSCTAWLPNTELLWEELLALRELRADGYAALQVDPLVLAESLLLVVSTSPVLSEICCAALGSSGVGDRLEQRIEALLAPPEPIQEPQLQSWHGFLLALLPLVAVIFHS